In Hasllibacter sp. MH4015, the following proteins share a genomic window:
- a CDS encoding GNAT family N-acetyltransferase produces the protein MYQLRRETDDDRAEVEALFDTCFAPGREALSSYRLRDGVPPIAELCVVARDDLHIVAGAVRFWPVLVGRSEALLLGPIAVHPTRQGEGLGAQMMEDGLARARAAGWARILLVGDAPYYARFGFARLAGVEMPPPTNPDRILGAGPWDGITGRVRRWGGSGHD, from the coding sequence ATGTACCAGCTCAGACGTGAAACCGACGATGACCGCGCCGAGGTGGAGGCGCTTTTCGACACCTGTTTCGCGCCGGGGCGCGAGGCGCTGTCGTCCTATCGCCTGCGTGACGGGGTGCCGCCGATTGCTGAATTGTGCGTCGTGGCGCGCGACGACCTGCACATCGTCGCGGGCGCCGTGCGGTTCTGGCCGGTCCTGGTCGGCCGGAGCGAGGCGTTGCTGCTTGGCCCCATCGCGGTCCATCCCACCCGGCAGGGGGAGGGATTGGGCGCCCAGATGATGGAGGATGGATTGGCACGCGCGCGGGCGGCCGGGTGGGCCCGCATCTTGTTGGTGGGCGATGCGCCTTATTACGCACGCTTCGGTTTCGCGCGGCTTGCGGGTGTTGAGATGCCGCCGCCCACCAACCCCGACCGCATCCTGGGTGCGGGTCCGTGGGACGGCATCACCGGGCGGGTTCGCCGTTGGGGCGGGTCCGGACACGACTAA
- a CDS encoding DUF2927 domain-containing protein, producing MWRLYLLSLVLLALPAPRGGSAQEFLVVPDLVSDEAFYRMVACAAPPGGECGKPFIFWPEEQRLNLRVGIATSADSFPDYKLDLVDAAIDAAIDEINGAGAHLFLERVYEGEMDIPLHLVEAPQGGVIEGTGVEELDGSSIAIGRVAIRSRGADIVAATIAISQDIRRREIASVVLEELVQSLGLVTDIASPAYEDSIFAENGNNMTRLRGQDAAALRRHYPRPGVPERGSD from the coding sequence ATGTGGCGTCTGTATCTCCTCTCCCTCGTCCTGCTTGCCCTGCCCGCGCCGCGTGGCGGATCGGCGCAGGAATTCCTCGTGGTGCCGGACCTCGTCTCGGACGAAGCGTTCTATCGCATGGTGGCCTGCGCCGCGCCGCCCGGGGGCGAATGCGGCAAGCCCTTCATCTTCTGGCCCGAAGAACAGCGCCTGAACCTGCGGGTGGGGATCGCGACCTCTGCCGACAGTTTCCCCGATTACAAGCTCGACCTCGTGGATGCTGCCATCGACGCGGCCATCGACGAGATCAACGGGGCGGGCGCGCACCTGTTTCTTGAACGGGTCTACGAGGGGGAGATGGATATTCCGCTGCACCTGGTCGAAGCGCCCCAGGGCGGGGTTATCGAAGGCACCGGCGTGGAGGAGCTGGACGGCTCCTCCATCGCCATTGGCCGGGTCGCGATCCGCTCCCGCGGGGCGGACATCGTTGCGGCCACAATCGCCATCAGCCAGGATATCCGGCGGCGCGAGATCGCGTCGGTCGTGCTGGAGGAACTGGTGCAATCGCTCGGCCTTGTCACGGACATCGCCTCCCCCGCCTACGAGGATTCGATCTTCGCGGAGAACGGCAACAACATGACCCGCCTGCGCGGTCAGGATGCCGCCGCCCTGCGCCGCCATTACCCCCGCCCCGGCGTGCCCGAGCGCGGGTCGGACTAA
- a CDS encoding adenine phosphoribosyltransferase — MAQKSVRDYIRTIPDFPHEGILFRDVTTLFQDPRGFRLAVDQLLSPFVGETIDAVAGLEARGFILGGAVAHQLSKGFVPVRKKGKLPAATIEQAYKLEYGEAVVEIHDDAVAPGDKVLIVDDLLATGGTAEAGIKLIERLGAEVIGCAFVVDLPDLGGRAKLEAMGVPVHAICTYEGL; from the coding sequence ATCGCCCAGAAAAGCGTCCGAGATTACATAAGAACGATCCCGGATTTCCCTCACGAGGGCATCTTGTTCCGCGATGTCACCACGCTGTTCCAGGACCCGAGGGGGTTCCGGCTGGCCGTCGACCAATTGCTGTCACCCTTCGTGGGCGAGACGATTGACGCGGTTGCAGGGCTGGAGGCGCGCGGCTTCATCCTGGGCGGCGCGGTGGCGCACCAGCTGTCCAAGGGCTTCGTGCCGGTGCGCAAGAAGGGCAAACTGCCCGCCGCCACGATCGAGCAGGCCTACAAGCTGGAATACGGCGAGGCGGTCGTGGAGATCCACGACGATGCCGTGGCCCCCGGCGACAAGGTGCTGATCGTCGACGACCTTCTGGCCACCGGCGGCACGGCGGAGGCGGGCATCAAGCTGATCGAGCGGCTGGGGGCCGAGGTGATTGGATGCGCCTTCGTGGTCGACCTGCCCGATCTGGGCGGGCGCGCGAAGCTGGAGGCGATGGGCGTCCCGGTCCACGCGATCTGCACCTACGAGGGGCTTTGA
- a CDS encoding recombinase family protein has product MAQVDEQQTGCTKALIYCRVSSKAQESEGHGLESQETRCRQYAASKGYDVAAVFPDTITGGGDFMKRPGMVALLSFLDAQPDERFVVIFDDLKRFARDRDFHFRLRDAFRERDAKVECLNFNFEDTPEGEFIETILAAQGQLERKQNGRQVAQKMQARMENGYWIHTAPIGYRYQTIKGRGKVLVANPPFDAIVREGFEGFASGRFATQAEVQRFFASFLDFPRNRHGAVTSQRVADILSHPIYAGYICSERYKLNWIKAQHEPLVSMDIFEKVQERRLGASHAPQRKNIGNDFALRGIATCACCDAPLRSSWSKGKYKRYAYYLCQTKGCEAYGKSIPRDRLEAQVGEIIKDLQPTGGLIAITTRMFQDAWAMRAEQAKAKVQAAKRQMAKVETEIDQLLGRIVEASNSAVIRAYEDKIAKLEYDKARLSETALKEQPPQRAFDEKLELALRFLSNPWKLWESGQASIQRLVLKLAFQGPVAYDRNQGPRTPEISMPFKALKGDWGSVLKNGAGGGT; this is encoded by the coding sequence ATGGCACAAGTAGATGAGCAACAAACAGGATGTACCAAGGCCCTGATCTATTGCCGTGTGAGCTCGAAAGCTCAGGAATCTGAGGGTCATGGGCTGGAGAGCCAGGAGACGCGCTGTCGGCAATACGCGGCCTCCAAGGGCTATGACGTTGCCGCCGTCTTTCCAGATACCATCACCGGCGGCGGAGACTTCATGAAGCGGCCTGGGATGGTTGCGCTGTTGTCGTTCCTTGATGCGCAACCTGATGAGCGGTTTGTGGTGATCTTCGACGATCTCAAGCGCTTCGCGCGCGACCGTGATTTCCACTTTCGCCTGCGCGATGCCTTCCGCGAGCGGGACGCCAAGGTCGAGTGCCTGAACTTCAACTTTGAAGACACGCCTGAGGGCGAGTTCATCGAGACCATCCTCGCCGCTCAAGGGCAGCTGGAGCGCAAACAGAATGGCCGTCAGGTGGCCCAGAAGATGCAGGCGCGGATGGAGAATGGTTATTGGATCCACACCGCGCCCATCGGCTATCGGTATCAGACCATCAAGGGCCGGGGGAAAGTGCTTGTCGCCAATCCACCATTCGATGCGATTGTGCGTGAAGGATTTGAGGGGTTCGCGTCTGGGCGCTTTGCAACTCAGGCGGAAGTTCAACGCTTCTTTGCGAGCTTTCTTGACTTCCCCCGCAACAGACACGGCGCGGTGACCAGTCAGCGTGTGGCCGATATTCTCTCACATCCAATCTATGCCGGGTACATTTGTTCCGAGCGCTACAAGCTGAATTGGATCAAGGCCCAGCATGAGCCTTTGGTTTCCATGGATATCTTTGAAAAGGTGCAAGAGCGTCGCCTAGGAGCGTCTCACGCGCCCCAGCGCAAAAACATCGGGAATGACTTCGCGCTGCGCGGCATCGCCACCTGCGCTTGCTGTGATGCGCCGCTGCGCTCCAGCTGGTCGAAGGGCAAGTACAAGCGCTACGCTTATTATCTCTGCCAGACCAAAGGCTGCGAGGCCTACGGGAAGTCGATTCCTCGGGATCGGTTGGAGGCACAAGTTGGCGAGATCATCAAAGATCTCCAGCCAACGGGGGGGCTCATCGCGATTACAACGCGTATGTTCCAGGACGCATGGGCCATGCGGGCCGAACAAGCCAAGGCCAAAGTACAAGCTGCGAAGCGTCAAATGGCGAAGGTCGAGACGGAGATTGATCAGCTGCTTGGTCGGATTGTGGAAGCCAGCAACAGCGCCGTCATCCGTGCATACGAAGATAAAATCGCCAAGCTCGAGTATGACAAGGCTCGATTGAGTGAAACGGCGCTCAAAGAGCAACCGCCGCAACGCGCCTTCGATGAAAAACTAGAACTCGCCTTACGATTCCTCTCAAACCCTTGGAAACTCTGGGAAAGCGGGCAGGCCAGCATACAACGATTGGTACTGAAACTGGCCTTCCAGGGGCCCGTCGCATATGACCGAAATCAAGGACCTAGAACTCCCGAAATATCCATGCCCTTCAAGGCGTTGAAGGGGGATTGGGGGTCTGTTTTGAAGAATGGTGCGGGCGGCGGGACTTGA
- a CDS encoding DUF4236 domain-containing protein: MGFGFRKSFKIAPGVRINTGKRGASVSLGGKGLTTNISNRGTRVTASIPKTGLSYTATSSAKPKAKAASKRRSEVSHPAEVKPVKRSILGTIFMWIGIFTVGLLIVGALAG; the protein is encoded by the coding sequence GTGGGTTTTGGATTTCGAAAATCATTTAAGATCGCGCCGGGTGTCAGAATTAACACTGGTAAGAGGGGCGCTTCAGTTAGTCTTGGAGGGAAAGGCCTAACTACAAATATCAGTAACCGCGGTACGCGTGTTACTGCTAGCATTCCCAAAACCGGCCTTAGCTACACTGCCACTTCCAGTGCGAAGCCAAAAGCCAAGGCTGCGTCAAAGCGGCGTTCAGAAGTAAGCCATCCTGCCGAAGTTAAGCCGGTCAAAAGGTCTATTCTTGGTACGATCTTCATGTGGATCGGGATATTTACAGTGGGACTCCTGATAGTTGGTGCGTTGGCTGGCTAA
- a CDS encoding antirestriction protein ArdA: protein MTRIYAQPYDLSATGFFFESAEEYHAKVSALRNDYGQEVEEFELQFIDGEAIDAALAEATGLYQGSIEGFFEAVEEWAKKQKQRVIVAVGECGYSFEYGKTSPDDFDVDIYHLASMRTLAIEFVEEGLMGDISEAMRIYFDYDALARDLSVDYTETIIAGECLIYRCG from the coding sequence ATGACAAGGATCTACGCTCAACCCTATGACCTTTCAGCCACCGGCTTCTTTTTTGAAAGTGCCGAGGAGTATCACGCTAAGGTTTCGGCCCTTCGTAACGACTACGGTCAAGAGGTTGAAGAGTTTGAACTTCAATTTATTGATGGCGAGGCTATTGACGCAGCTCTCGCAGAAGCAACTGGATTATACCAGGGGAGCATTGAGGGATTTTTTGAAGCAGTTGAGGAATGGGCAAAAAAACAAAAGCAACGGGTTATTGTAGCTGTTGGAGAGTGTGGCTATTCGTTTGAGTATGGTAAAACGTCTCCCGATGACTTTGACGTTGATATCTATCATCTCGCATCGATGCGGACTTTGGCGATTGAGTTTGTTGAAGAGGGGCTCATGGGTGATATTTCCGAGGCCATGCGTATCTACTTCGACTATGACGCCTTAGCCCGAGACTTATCCGTCGATTATACCGAGACAATTATTGCAGGTGAGTGTTTGATATATCGGTGTGGATAA
- a CDS encoding H-NS family nucleoid-associated regulatory protein translates to MAKKLDLEKLSLEELKALQKETAKAVEGYEERKRAEAIAELEAVAAKHGYKLKDLLGGKPTKTKAKGEPKYRHPENPAKTWTGKGRQPAWIKEGLEAGKSIEDFAI, encoded by the coding sequence ATGGCGAAAAAGCTGGATTTGGAGAAGCTCTCACTTGAAGAGCTCAAGGCACTACAAAAAGAAACGGCGAAAGCTGTCGAAGGATATGAAGAGCGCAAGCGCGCCGAGGCCATCGCAGAGCTTGAAGCTGTTGCTGCAAAGCACGGCTATAAGCTCAAAGACCTATTGGGTGGTAAGCCAACCAAGACAAAGGCCAAAGGCGAACCCAAATATCGCCATCCAGAAAACCCCGCCAAGACTTGGACTGGGAAGGGCCGTCAGCCTGCTTGGATTAAAGAAGGGCTGGAGGCCGGAAAGTCGATTGAAGATTTCGCCATCTAA
- a CDS encoding recombinase family protein: MAMKAACATEGLRQPEDMEEKPKGRKIGYVRVSDADQSEALQVDALKAAGCDVIYGDLGVSGAIKDRASLESLRRELSKGDVLVVWKLDRLSRSMLHLLQILDDLRQNGVDFIALTQGIDTTTAVGRMLYGHLAVFAEFEREQISERTKAGMEAARARGVHIGRPKKTQKGVFSSLKKKARKGLDTAE; the protein is encoded by the coding sequence ATGGCCATGAAAGCGGCTTGTGCGACAGAAGGACTCAGGCAGCCTGAGGATATGGAGGAGAAACCAAAGGGCCGGAAAATCGGCTATGTGCGGGTGTCGGATGCAGATCAGTCCGAGGCTCTACAGGTGGATGCACTGAAGGCTGCAGGATGTGATGTGATCTATGGGGACTTGGGTGTCTCTGGAGCGATCAAGGATAGGGCGTCACTGGAAAGCCTACGCCGTGAGCTTAGCAAAGGTGACGTGCTTGTTGTTTGGAAGCTGGATCGGCTTAGCCGATCTATGCTCCATCTGCTACAAATCCTCGATGATCTTCGACAAAACGGGGTGGACTTCATTGCGTTAACCCAAGGCATAGACACGACGACCGCCGTCGGGCGGATGCTCTATGGCCACCTGGCGGTGTTCGCCGAGTTTGAGAGGGAACAGATAAGTGAACGGACCAAGGCGGGGATGGAGGCAGCAAGAGCGCGCGGGGTCCATATCGGTAGACCAAAAAAGACCCAAAAAGGTGTATTCTCCTCCTTAAAGAAGAAGGCGAGAAAAGGTCTGGACACAGCCGAGTAA
- a CDS encoding type IV secretory system conjugative DNA transfer family protein, protein MRHVPIFIGAMALATGLTGLGVGDAMAQSFYTDGSDYARRYQQQLLAQLAMMRVGMIILATGFGFGLGWFLSPYAAQFRATIAILAGIAAVIIAGTNHGWLGWSTAFVMAVVGFVWGLGFWAGQTIRAMAEVPETFGSSRWATAAHLIANKLFNTGGILLGLAHDGEKLSRIFYQGDRHILTVAPTRAWKGISHIVPNLLTYLGSVLVIDPKGENALITAKARQDMGQTVHLIDPWNIAAHQLEMTPARFNPIDWIQLTDPDATENAMLLADALVEHNSKTDTFWLEEAKALLQGLILLVAFDETYNGKRNLGTVRDLLLLDGDQLEELFRYMANSPHHLVRSTGSRCLQKEPKLMANVMASAQAETHMLDSDRIRESLSASDFDFADLKKKAVSIYMILPADRLQAFNKLLRLQVQQAITVNARNIEDKPAKPVLFILDEMPALGRLAMVEQAYGLMAGFGIQLWGITQDLCQLRRVYGEDYESFIANSGAVAYFGSPDKTSTEYFSAACGTTTVWNFSSAVSNAFNTNAGSSGSSSGKSMTYSDNRAASQRNLAYPDELRRLPLDRQLLLIENMDPIMAKKIRWFEDEELSAKGVNTHDS, encoded by the coding sequence ATGAGACATGTTCCAATCTTCATCGGCGCTATGGCTTTGGCCACAGGGCTTACAGGCCTCGGGGTGGGCGACGCCATGGCGCAATCGTTCTACACCGATGGCAGCGACTATGCCCGACGCTATCAACAACAGCTGCTAGCCCAACTCGCCATGATGCGCGTGGGTATGATCATCCTTGCCACGGGCTTCGGCTTTGGCCTGGGATGGTTTCTCTCACCCTATGCCGCGCAATTTAGAGCCACGATTGCGATCCTGGCTGGTATTGCAGCAGTGATCATTGCTGGCACCAATCACGGATGGCTCGGCTGGAGCACAGCCTTTGTCATGGCAGTCGTTGGATTTGTCTGGGGGCTTGGCTTTTGGGCTGGTCAAACGATCAGAGCCATGGCCGAAGTGCCAGAGACTTTCGGCAGTTCCCGGTGGGCTACAGCCGCACACCTGATCGCCAACAAGCTCTTCAATACGGGCGGCATTCTCTTAGGCCTTGCCCATGACGGAGAGAAGCTCTCGCGGATCTTTTACCAGGGTGATCGGCATATCCTGACCGTTGCGCCTACACGGGCCTGGAAGGGCATCAGCCATATTGTTCCGAACCTGCTCACTTATCTGGGCTCAGTTTTGGTCATCGATCCAAAAGGCGAAAACGCCCTGATCACCGCCAAAGCCCGTCAAGATATGGGGCAAACGGTTCACCTGATCGATCCTTGGAACATCGCAGCCCATCAGCTGGAGATGACCCCTGCCCGGTTCAATCCAATCGATTGGATCCAACTGACCGATCCAGATGCCACAGAAAACGCCATGCTGCTGGCTGACGCTTTGGTCGAGCATAACAGCAAGACCGATACGTTCTGGCTCGAAGAAGCCAAGGCGTTGCTTCAAGGCCTGATCTTGCTCGTGGCCTTTGATGAAACGTATAATGGCAAACGCAATCTCGGCACTGTGCGGGATTTGTTGTTGCTCGATGGGGATCAGCTTGAAGAGCTGTTCCGGTATATGGCGAACTCTCCGCATCATTTGGTGCGCAGCACGGGCTCTCGCTGTTTGCAAAAAGAGCCAAAGCTGATGGCCAACGTCATGGCCTCTGCGCAGGCTGAGACGCATATGCTGGATAGTGACCGTATCCGAGAGTCTTTGTCCGCATCAGACTTCGACTTTGCCGATCTGAAGAAGAAAGCGGTGTCGATCTATATGATCCTGCCCGCTGATCGGCTGCAGGCTTTCAACAAACTGCTGCGCCTGCAAGTGCAACAGGCCATCACGGTCAATGCACGCAATATCGAAGATAAGCCCGCAAAGCCTGTTCTCTTCATCCTCGATGAAATGCCCGCTCTGGGGCGTTTGGCGATGGTGGAGCAGGCCTATGGTCTCATGGCAGGGTTTGGCATCCAGCTCTGGGGTATCACCCAGGACCTCTGCCAGCTGCGCCGGGTCTATGGCGAGGATTATGAGAGCTTCATCGCCAACTCCGGGGCTGTGGCGTATTTTGGATCGCCGGACAAAACCTCGACGGAGTATTTTTCTGCGGCGTGTGGGACCACAACCGTGTGGAACTTCTCTTCGGCTGTCTCCAATGCCTTCAACACCAATGCGGGCAGCAGCGGAAGCTCGTCGGGCAAATCCATGACCTATTCGGACAATCGAGCGGCATCACAGCGCAATCTGGCCTATCCAGATGAGCTGCGCCGTCTCCCGCTCGATCGCCAACTTCTTCTCATCGAAAACATGGATCCGATCATGGCGAAGAAGATCCGGTGGTTTGAGGATGAAGAGCTCTCAGCCAAGGGCGTCAACACCCACGACAGCTGA
- a CDS encoding nucleotidyltransferase, which yields MNRHSDIGYGYNIAIEKLAEELAVPQDRFDQAESRYKDLGGFLHRADSKVREFDPDVYVQGSFALGTPIKPASSDEDYDLDIVVAFRSLNKMSITQADLRGLMRNELKAYRKARGISNEVGESRRCCTLVYADGAQFHMDVLPAVPNEANMRLLLSSYMADEALAEGAIAITDSDETATYNVITDDWPRSNPRGFASWFKSRQIEQLNERRRAFLDAQGKVTASVEDVPVFRVRTPLQSSIMILKRHRDEWFAERDPDLKVISIILTTLSSHAYSGENRVSDAIAKILRDMHLAIEQRGSISWIQNPTDPSENFADRWETYPERRTAFFKWLEAARQDFGAVQKFSDAGIVLNELARSLGNPLTEATRSRVASSAGSRAATAAPAVAGGASAPGLVFGEEERRPTEPKGFG from the coding sequence ATGAATAGGCATTCTGACATTGGATACGGGTACAACATAGCGATTGAAAAACTGGCAGAGGAGCTGGCAGTACCACAAGATCGATTTGATCAGGCCGAAAGTCGCTACAAGGACCTTGGTGGATTCCTACACCGCGCCGACTCCAAGGTGCGTGAATTCGATCCAGACGTTTATGTTCAAGGTTCCTTTGCCTTGGGGACCCCAATTAAACCCGCCTCTTCAGACGAGGACTATGATCTGGACATCGTCGTTGCATTCCGGTCCTTGAACAAAATGTCGATCACGCAAGCTGATCTGCGTGGGCTTATGAGGAATGAGCTCAAAGCGTATCGAAAAGCTCGCGGTATCAGTAACGAGGTGGGAGAGTCCCGCAGATGCTGCACATTGGTCTATGCCGACGGAGCGCAGTTTCACATGGACGTGCTGCCCGCTGTGCCGAACGAAGCAAATATGCGTTTGCTTTTGTCTTCATACATGGCCGACGAAGCCCTGGCTGAAGGGGCAATTGCCATCACTGATTCCGACGAGACAGCCACATACAACGTCATCACAGACGACTGGCCTCGTAGTAACCCACGAGGCTTTGCTTCCTGGTTCAAATCGAGACAAATCGAACAACTGAATGAAAGGCGTCGTGCGTTCTTGGATGCGCAAGGCAAAGTGACCGCCAGTGTGGAGGATGTGCCTGTTTTTCGGGTCCGGACGCCTCTCCAGTCTTCGATTATGATCCTCAAGCGGCATAGAGACGAATGGTTCGCTGAGAGGGATCCGGATTTGAAGGTGATAAGCATCATCTTAACGACGCTGTCCAGCCACGCGTACTCCGGTGAAAACAGAGTATCAGATGCAATAGCGAAGATTCTTCGCGACATGCATCTCGCTATAGAGCAGCGAGGTAGCATATCTTGGATCCAGAACCCGACCGACCCTTCTGAAAACTTTGCTGATCGCTGGGAAACGTACCCAGAGCGGCGGACCGCTTTCTTCAAGTGGTTGGAAGCAGCTCGGCAAGATTTCGGCGCGGTGCAAAAGTTCTCTGATGCAGGCATCGTCTTGAATGAGCTTGCGCGTAGCCTCGGGAACCCATTGACGGAAGCAACCCGATCAAGAGTCGCGTCGTCAGCTGGATCGCGCGCGGCAACAGCCGCACCAGCTGTCGCGGGCGGTGCCTCCGCTCCTGGCCTTGTGTTTGGTGAAGAAGAACGCAGACCAACGGAGCCCAAGGGCTTTGGTTGA
- a CDS encoding ThiF family adenylyltransferase has protein sequence MSLAQNEERLVRECEELSALEGLSDWLQDGSFGQDRNGLVCWSFTLLTKDRRVPLRMVFPVLFPDLPPFVVPADDTITLSQHQYGAGGELCLQYRSDNWHPDCNSTDVVRSAKALIEATPANDAVSDVESAHPTDLPTVLAAYPLRFMLPPKTADLLRVRLAGRATELRLTVEHRLGTMETQVARVASIGHDQGLRVPADGPGVGGKWVRGVLYRLPGIQKIPDLTAHDAEEQLFFLLPYWLRAWINKHESTLVVLSNGRQEVLFRVWYADNDRKIDLFLTFAPPQAKERRIHGLTFRKSSVCIIGAGSLGSKVAASLAREGVGQFMLLDNDVLWTDNLVRNELDELDVGHHKAMSLQHRLLRINPNVLVSALGMSLTSQSTVQNISKLGEIVSSCDLVIDTTADSSVFRMAAAICTQKRKPLVWARVYAGGIGGLVARSVPNEDPAPMIAASQLQAWCDAKGEAPPEGEQRNYGLHEEGQEQPLFASDGDVGAIGSRLVRHALDVLSPPEMRIHPEPAYFVGLRKGWIFEHPFDTHPVVYSSNAGWGDGEAGDNGLSSEKVLDQLGVNYGP, from the coding sequence ATGAGCCTCGCCCAGAATGAAGAGCGGCTAGTTCGAGAGTGTGAAGAGCTTTCGGCGCTAGAAGGGCTTTCAGATTGGCTCCAGGATGGTAGTTTTGGCCAAGATAGAAATGGCCTAGTCTGTTGGTCATTTACTTTGTTGACAAAGGACAGGCGAGTTCCTTTGCGCATGGTCTTCCCGGTACTTTTTCCAGATTTGCCACCTTTTGTGGTTCCGGCAGATGACACCATTACGCTTTCCCAGCACCAATATGGAGCGGGTGGCGAGCTTTGCCTCCAATACAGATCCGACAATTGGCATCCGGATTGTAATAGTACAGATGTGGTTCGAAGTGCCAAAGCGCTCATCGAGGCCACGCCCGCCAACGACGCCGTATCTGATGTTGAGAGTGCTCATCCAACCGATCTACCGACGGTGCTTGCAGCATATCCATTGCGATTCATGCTGCCACCAAAGACCGCAGACCTACTAAGGGTTCGGTTGGCTGGGCGCGCAACCGAACTTCGCCTAACCGTAGAGCACAGGTTGGGAACAATGGAAACGCAGGTTGCACGCGTTGCCTCCATTGGGCATGACCAGGGATTGCGAGTTCCAGCCGATGGCCCAGGGGTTGGAGGCAAGTGGGTTCGAGGGGTCCTTTACCGCTTGCCAGGCATTCAGAAGATTCCCGATCTCACTGCGCATGACGCCGAGGAGCAACTTTTTTTTCTTTTGCCCTATTGGTTGCGAGCATGGATCAACAAACATGAGAGTACGCTGGTCGTTCTTTCAAACGGCAGACAGGAGGTTTTGTTCCGTGTTTGGTATGCCGACAACGACAGGAAGATTGACCTTTTTCTTACCTTCGCCCCGCCCCAGGCAAAGGAACGTAGGATTCATGGACTGACATTCAGAAAATCCAGCGTTTGTATTATTGGAGCAGGGTCTCTCGGTTCCAAGGTTGCCGCAAGCCTAGCGCGCGAAGGTGTCGGGCAATTCATGTTGCTCGATAACGATGTCCTTTGGACCGACAACTTGGTTCGAAATGAATTGGACGAGCTGGATGTTGGACATCATAAGGCAATGTCGCTCCAGCACAGGCTGCTTCGCATAAACCCAAATGTCCTAGTCTCCGCGCTCGGTATGAGCCTAACATCACAATCAACTGTTCAGAACATCTCGAAGCTTGGCGAGATCGTCAGTTCTTGTGATCTTGTTATCGACACAACGGCTGATAGCAGCGTGTTTCGTATGGCAGCAGCAATCTGTACGCAGAAGAGAAAGCCACTGGTTTGGGCACGCGTCTACGCTGGCGGAATTGGTGGGCTGGTTGCACGCAGCGTTCCGAACGAAGACCCGGCTCCTATGATTGCCGCTTCTCAACTACAGGCTTGGTGTGATGCCAAAGGCGAAGCGCCGCCGGAAGGAGAACAGCGCAATTATGGCCTTCATGAGGAGGGCCAAGAACAACCACTATTCGCCTCCGATGGCGACGTGGGAGCGATCGGAAGTAGATTGGTTCGCCATGCGCTGGATGTGCTCTCGCCTCCAGAAATGAGGATCCATCCCGAGCCTGCTTATTTCGTCGGCCTTCGGAAAGGATGGATTTTTGAACATCCGTTCGACACGCATCCCGTTGTCTACAGCTCAAATGCTGGTTGGGGCGACGGGGAGGCTGGCGACAATGGTCTTTCTTCAGAAAAGGTCTTGGACCAGCTGGGGGTCAATTATGGCCCTTAG
- a CDS encoding Mov34/MPN/PAD-1 family protein — MRGCLETGGLREIGGWLAAEQLAPGKFELVGFTVDLDVGTHNRFASLPTTHGVQLDGILAANADRNGRVDYLGEWHSHPTFPPVPSDIDVAAMTTMVEESGPSFATLLIVRLLGVGVLQATITTFQRGLPPEQGQLIIDHARLTPVLPGMDLTDKNGRHS, encoded by the coding sequence ATGCGAGGGTGCCTCGAAACAGGTGGTCTCCGAGAGATCGGCGGTTGGTTGGCTGCAGAACAGCTTGCGCCCGGGAAGTTTGAACTGGTCGGTTTTACAGTTGACCTGGACGTTGGAACGCACAATCGCTTCGCCAGTCTTCCTACCACACATGGCGTCCAACTAGATGGCATTTTAGCTGCGAATGCGGACAGAAATGGACGAGTGGATTATTTAGGTGAATGGCATTCGCATCCGACTTTCCCGCCTGTACCCAGTGACATCGACGTGGCTGCAATGACGACGATGGTTGAGGAAAGTGGGCCATCGTTCGCCACGTTGCTCATTGTTCGCCTGTTGGGTGTGGGGGTGCTCCAGGCCACAATCACAACTTTCCAACGTGGTCTACCACCTGAACAAGGACAGTTGATCATCGATCACGCTCGCCTGACACCGGTGCTTCCTGGGATGGATTTGACCGACAAAAATGGGAGGCACAGCTAA